The window ATGCGCGTCGACCTCACCATGGGCGGCACGCCCGTGCTGGCCCGGCAGGGCAGCATGGTGATGTACCAGGGCAAGGTCGACTTCGGTTACAAGGGCGCCGGCTTCGCGGGGCGCATGGTCGGCAACGCGACGGGCCAGGAGATGCAGCTCATGCGCTGCACCGGCCGCGGCCAGGTCTTCCTGGCCGAGGAGGGCGCGCACCTGCATCCCATCGAGCTCCAGGGCGACGGCATCTGCGTCTCCGCCGAGAGCGTCCTCGCCTTCGACGAGACCCTGCAGTACGAGGTCCGCAGGATCGAGGGCCACGGGATCCCCGGCGGGGCCCTGTTCACCATGCAGTTCCAGGGTTCGGGGACCGTCGTCGTCAAGACGCACGGCGTCCCGGTCGTCCTGCCGGTCACCCCCACCACCTTCGCCGACGCCAACGCCGTGGTGGCCTGGTCGTCCGCGTCGCAGGTGATCCTCTCCAGCCAGGTCCGGCTGCGCCGCAACGCGTACCCGGGACACAGCGGGGAGACCGTGAACCTCCAGTTCCGGGGAGCCCCCGGGAACTTCATCGTCGTCCAGCCCTACGAGGTCTGAGGGAGCCCGTCATGAACCAGCAACTCGCGGGCTTCGCCCCGACACCCGTCACGGCCCGGATGGAGAACCACGGCCGAGCGATGCTCAAGGTGGCCATGGCCACCGGCCAGGACCTCTACGCGCGCACCGGTTCGATGGTGGCCTACGAGGGCTTCATCCAGTACGAGCCCAATCCGCCCGCCGTCCGCCAGATCGCCTCGCAGTGGATCACCGGCGAGGGCACCCCGCTCATGAAGTGCTCGGGAGACGGGCTGCTCTACCTCGCCGACTACGGCGCCGACGTGGTCGTCATCAACCTGAACAACGATGCGCTGTCGGTCAACGGCACCAACCTCCTCGCCTTCGACGGCCACCTCACCTGGGGCGTGGAGCGGGTCAAGGGACTGGCGAAGTTCGCCGGCCAGGGGCTGTGGAACGTCGGGATCCAGGGCACCGGATGGGTCGCCATCACGTCGCGCGGCACGCCGATCGTCGTCGACTGCGGCAGGGGCGAGGACGAGACGTACGTCGACCCCGACGCCCTCGTCGCGTGGTCCCCGAACCTCAAGGTGAAGGGCAAGCGCAGCTTCAAGGCGGGCTCGCTCATCGGGCGGGGCAGCGGGGAGGCCTACCAGATGGCCTTCTCCGGCCAGGGCATCGTCGTCGTCCAGCCGAGCGAGGACAGCACCGACCGCCTGCGGGTCCGGAACTGAGCGGGGGGAGAACACATCATGCAGAGTCCGCTTTTCAGTCACACGGAACAGCAGTCCCAGGACCGGTACACGGTCCAGAACCCGCAGCTCCTGCGGGTCTCGCTGACCGGCCACGACGACGTCCTCGCCCGTAAGGGCGCCATGGTCGCCTACCAGGGCCTCATGGAGTTCGACGGCGAGTACCAGTCGCAGGGCCAGCGCCGCGCCCGCAGGAACACGGGCGAGGGCCTCGACCTGATGCGCTGCTCGGGCCAGGGCACGGTCTACCTGGCCAACCTCGCCCAGTACATCCACGTGGTCGACGTGGACCACGAGGGCATGACGGTCGACAGCGCCTACGTCCTCGCCCTGGACTCGTCGCTGCACACCGAGGTCATCGCGGTGGACAGCCAGTACGGGATCTCCGGCACCGGCAAGTACCAGCTGAACATCTCGGGGAACGGCAAGGTCGCGCTCATGACCTCGGGCCAGCCGCTGATGATGCAGGTGACGCCGGACAAGTACGTCAACGCCGACGCCGACGCGATCGTCGCCTGGTCGAGCGGGCTCCGGGTGCAGATGCAGGCCCAGACCCACTCCTCGGGTGTCATGCGGCGTCGGGGCAACACCGGCGAGGGCTGGGAGCTGAGCTTCCTGGGGCAGGGCTTCGCGCTCGTCCAGCCGAGCGAGGTGCTGCCCCCGCAGAACACCCAGATCGGACAGGGCGCGGCCGCCCAGTTCGGTGTGGGCCAGCACGGTGCGCGCGGCCAGAACCAGAACAACGCCTGGAACTGAGCGCCCGCGCCCACGTGGCGCACAGGGGTGAGGGCGGTCTCCACCGGAGACCGCCCTCACCGCTGCGCCGGTACGGCCTTTCAGCCGGCCTGCGCCAGCCGCGCCCGGGTGCTCTCCAACAGCAGCACGACCGAGGCGTCCGCGACCGCCGCCACCTCGGCGTACGGGAACCAGCGAAGGTCCAGGGACTCCTCGCTGATCCGCTCCGTCGCGCCGGCGGACGCGATCGCGGCGTACTGCACGTCCAGGTGCCAGTTGCAGGGCGCCGGAATGGGGTGCCGGTCGAGACGGACGGGTCCGCCGGGGAGCAGGGTGAGCCCGGTGATCCCCGACTCCTCCGTCGCCTCCCGCAGGGCGGCGGCCCGCAGGGTGGTGTCCTGTGGCTCGCAGTGCCCGCCCATCTGCAGCCACATCCGGAGCTTCTTGTGCAGGGTCAGCAGGACCCGGCCGCGCTCCGGGTCGATCACCAGGGCGCTCGCCGTCAGGTGGCCGGCGCCGCACGCCTTCCACATGCCGTCGGGGTGTCCGGCGAGATGGTCCAGATACGCCTGGCGCAGGTGTGCCTGGGGTGCGTCCCCGCCGTCGTCGTAGCCCTTGACCGCGAGTACCGCGTCGTCGTGCAGCGTCACCGGTCCGTGCCGTCCTTGCCCTCGTCGTCCCGGCTGTCGTCCGCCGGGCCGTCCCCGGCGCCGTCATCGCCCTCGGCCCGGTCCTTCGCCTCGTCCTCGGCGGAGGGCTTCCGGGGGCCCTTCGCCGCCTCTCCGAGCATCTTGTCCAGCTCGGAGAAGTCCAGCTGCTCGTGGTGGACGAAACCGTCCGGGTCGTCCAGGTCCGAGGCGGTGGGCAGCATGTCCGGGTGGCCCCACAGGCCGTCGCGGCCGTCGACACCGCGGGCGTCCGTGAGCGAGGCCCACAGCCGCGAGGCGTCACGCAGCCTGCGCGGGCGCAGCTGGAGTCCGATGAGCGTGGCGAAGGTCTGCTCGGCGGGGCCGCCGGAGGCCCGGCGCCTGCGCATGGTCTCGCGCAGCGCGTCGGCCGAGGTCAGCCGGGACTTCGCCGCTTCGTGCACCACCGCGTCCACCCAGCCCTCGACGAGCGCGAGGGCGGTCTCCAGGCGAGCCAGCGACGCCTTCTGCTCCGGGGTGTCCTCGGGCTGGAACATGCCCTGCTGCAGCGCGTCCTGCAACTGCTCCGGCTGCGACGGGTCGAACTGGCCGACGACGTCCTCGAGCTTGCTGGTGTCGACCTTGATCCCGCGTGCGTAAGCCTCCACCGCGCCGAACAGGTGCGAGCGCAGCCACGGCACGTGGGCGAAGAGCCGCTGGTGGGCCGCCTCACGCAGCGCGAGGTACAGCCTGACCTCGTCCTGCGGCACGCTCAGGTCCTTGCCGAACCGCTCGACGTTCAGCGGCAGGAGCGCCGCCTTGCCCGCCGGTGCCAGTGGCAGGCCGATGTCCGTGGAACCCACGACCTCGCCCGCGAGCACGCCCACGGCCTGCCCGATCTGCTGACCGAACATGGCGCCGCCCATCGACCGCATCATGCCGATGAGCGGGCCCGCCATGGCCTGCATCTCCTCGGGGAGGACATCGCCCATGGCCAGACCGACGCGCTCGGCGACCGGGTCCACCAGCTGCTGCCAGGCGGGGAGCGAGGCCTCGACCCACTCGGCGCGGCTCCACGCCACCGTCG is drawn from Streptomyces sp. NBC_00178 and contains these coding sequences:
- a CDS encoding AIM24 family protein; its protein translation is MNQQLAGFAPTPVTARMENHGRAMLKVAMATGQDLYARTGSMVAYEGFIQYEPNPPAVRQIASQWITGEGTPLMKCSGDGLLYLADYGADVVVINLNNDALSVNGTNLLAFDGHLTWGVERVKGLAKFAGQGLWNVGIQGTGWVAITSRGTPIVVDCGRGEDETYVDPDALVAWSPNLKVKGKRSFKAGSLIGRGSGEAYQMAFSGQGIVVVQPSEDSTDRLRVRN
- a CDS encoding AIM24 family protein — translated: MQSPLFSHTEQQSQDRYTVQNPQLLRVSLTGHDDVLARKGAMVAYQGLMEFDGEYQSQGQRRARRNTGEGLDLMRCSGQGTVYLANLAQYIHVVDVDHEGMTVDSAYVLALDSSLHTEVIAVDSQYGISGTGKYQLNISGNGKVALMTSGQPLMMQVTPDKYVNADADAIVAWSSGLRVQMQAQTHSSGVMRRRGNTGEGWELSFLGQGFALVQPSEVLPPQNTQIGQGAAAQFGVGQHGARGQNQNNAWN
- a CDS encoding NUDIX hydrolase, coding for MTLHDDAVLAVKGYDDGGDAPQAHLRQAYLDHLAGHPDGMWKACGAGHLTASALVIDPERGRVLLTLHKKLRMWLQMGGHCEPQDTTLRAAALREATEESGITGLTLLPGGPVRLDRHPIPAPCNWHLDVQYAAIASAGATERISEESLDLRWFPYAEVAAVADASVVLLLESTRARLAQAG
- a CDS encoding zinc-dependent metalloprotease, with protein sequence MSDTPFGFGLPPEEPEDGDEGKKKDPTGGGQGPGGPANPFGFGPGAGGDNPFAAMFGSMNPNDLGAAFQQLGQMLSYEGGPVNWDMAKQIARQTVSQGTADGSKDASVGPAERSSVDEALRLADLWLDGVTSLPSGSVSTVAWSRAEWVEASLPAWQQLVDPVAERVGLAMGDVLPEEMQAMAGPLIGMMRSMGGAMFGQQIGQAVGVLAGEVVGSTDIGLPLAPAGKAALLPLNVERFGKDLSVPQDEVRLYLALREAAHQRLFAHVPWLRSHLFGAVEAYARGIKVDTSKLEDVVGQFDPSQPEQLQDALQQGMFQPEDTPEQKASLARLETALALVEGWVDAVVHEAAKSRLTSADALRETMRRRRASGGPAEQTFATLIGLQLRPRRLRDASRLWASLTDARGVDGRDGLWGHPDMLPTASDLDDPDGFVHHEQLDFSELDKMLGEAAKGPRKPSAEDEAKDRAEGDDGAGDGPADDSRDDEGKDGTDR